Proteins from a single region of Lysinibacillus sp. JNUCC-52:
- the rpsF gene encoding 30S ribosomal protein S6, producing the protein MRKYELMYIVRPNIEDEAKKALVERFNEILTSNGAEVIEAKEWGKRRLAYEIQDFREGYYQIVKVNAPSEAINEYTRLANISEDIIRHIAVREEAK; encoded by the coding sequence ATGAGAAAATACGAATTAATGTACATTGTACGTCCAAACATTGAAGACGAAGCGAAGAAAGCTTTAGTTGAACGTTTCAACGAAATCTTAACTTCTAACGGTGCTGAAGTCATCGAAGCAAAAGAGTGGGGCAAACGCCGCTTAGCTTACGAGATTCAAGACTTCCGCGAAGGTTACTACCAAATCGTAAAAGTAAACGCTCCTTCAGAAGCAATCAACGAATACACACGTCTTGCTAACATCAGCGAAGATATCATTCGTCACATTGCAGTACGCGAAGAAGCAAAATAA
- the rpsR gene encoding 30S ribosomal protein S18 gives MAPRRGGRKRRKVCYFTSNNITHIDYKDVDLLKKFISERGKILPRRVTGTSAKYQRKLTSAIKVSRIMGLLPFVSEDK, from the coding sequence ATGGCACCACGTCGCGGAGGCCGCAAACGCCGTAAAGTTTGCTATTTTACATCTAATAACATTACGCATATCGATTATAAAGATGTGGATTTACTTAAAAAATTCATCTCTGAACGCGGTAAAATCTTACCACGTCGCGTAACTGGCACTAGCGCTAAGTACCAACGTAAATTAACTTCAGCTATCAAAGTTTCTCGTATTATGGGATTACTTCCATTCGTATCTGAAGATAAATAA
- the ssb gene encoding single-stranded DNA-binding protein has product MINRVVLVGRLTKDPELRYTPNGIASTRFTVAVNRTFSNQQGEKEADFISCVAWRKQAENLANFMKKGSLIGVEGRIQTGSFEGQDGKRVYTTDVVADSVQFLEPRSGGGAPASNQYGGQSYANSQPSYGGGQPQQQYGGAMPQQGSFGGGNSYQQNQPPMNQPNYTRVDEDPFANSKGPIEVSEDDLPF; this is encoded by the coding sequence ATGATAAATCGTGTCGTATTAGTTGGAAGACTAACAAAAGACCCTGAGCTGCGCTACACACCGAATGGTATTGCGTCTACTCGATTTACAGTAGCTGTAAATCGTACATTCTCAAACCAACAAGGTGAAAAAGAAGCAGATTTCATTAGCTGCGTTGCTTGGCGTAAACAGGCTGAAAACTTAGCGAACTTCATGAAAAAAGGAAGTTTGATTGGAGTAGAAGGTCGTATCCAAACAGGTAGCTTTGAAGGACAAGATGGTAAGCGTGTATATACAACTGATGTTGTGGCAGATAGCGTACAGTTTTTAGAGCCTCGTAGTGGTGGAGGTGCTCCTGCATCAAACCAATACGGTGGACAATCTTACGCAAATAGCCAACCGTCATATGGCGGTGGTCAACCACAGCAACAGTATGGTGGCGCGATGCCTCAGCAAGGTTCATTTGGCGGCGGTAATTCTTATCAGCAAAATCAACCACCAATGAATCAGCCGAACTATACACGAGTAGATGAAGATCCATTTGCTAACAGCAAGGGACCAATTGAAGTATCAGAAGACGATCTTCCATTCTAA
- the ychF gene encoding redox-regulated ATPase YchF — protein sequence MALTAGIVGLPNVGKSTLFNAITKAGALAANYPFATIDPNVGIVEVPDARLDKLTELVVPKKTVPTAFEFTDIAGIVKGASKGEGLGNKFLAHIREVDAICQVVRCFVDENITHVSGAVDPIDDIEVINLELALADLESVEKRIQRVSKMAKQKDKEAMVEEPILLKIKAELENGRPARAAELSEDELKVIKGLHLLTIKPMLYVANVSEDEVADADNNEYVQKVREYAAAEGAQVITICAKIEEEISELDDEEKAMFLEELGIKESGLDQLIRTSYDLLGLATYFTAGVQEVRAWTFRKGMKAPQCAGVIHTDFERGFIRAETVAFNDLVEAGSQAAAKEAGKVRLEGKEYIVQDGDIMLFRFNV from the coding sequence ATGGCATTAACAGCTGGAATTGTTGGATTACCTAACGTCGGTAAATCAACACTATTTAACGCAATTACAAAAGCGGGCGCTTTAGCTGCAAACTATCCATTCGCAACAATCGATCCAAACGTAGGAATCGTTGAAGTACCAGATGCACGTTTAGATAAACTTACAGAATTAGTAGTACCGAAAAAGACAGTCCCTACAGCATTCGAATTTACTGATATTGCAGGGATTGTAAAAGGCGCTTCTAAAGGTGAAGGTCTAGGGAACAAATTCCTTGCACATATCCGTGAAGTTGATGCAATTTGCCAAGTAGTACGCTGCTTTGTAGACGAAAATATTACACACGTATCAGGTGCAGTAGATCCGATTGATGATATTGAAGTCATTAATTTAGAGCTTGCGCTTGCTGATTTAGAATCAGTTGAAAAACGTATACAACGTGTAAGCAAAATGGCGAAGCAAAAAGATAAAGAAGCGATGGTTGAAGAACCGATTCTTCTTAAAATCAAAGCTGAATTAGAAAACGGCCGTCCTGCTCGTGCAGCCGAGCTATCAGAAGACGAGTTAAAAGTTATTAAAGGTCTTCACCTATTAACAATTAAACCAATGCTGTATGTTGCAAATGTGTCTGAAGACGAAGTTGCAGATGCAGATAATAATGAATATGTTCAAAAGGTACGTGAATATGCAGCGGCTGAGGGTGCTCAAGTCATTACAATTTGTGCAAAAATCGAAGAAGAAATTTCAGAGCTTGACGATGAAGAAAAAGCAATGTTCCTAGAGGAATTAGGCATTAAAGAATCAGGATTAGATCAGCTAATCCGTACTTCTTATGATTTACTAGGTCTTGCTACTTACTTCACTGCTGGGGTACAAGAAGTACGTGCATGGACATTCCGTAAAGGCATGAAAGCACCACAATGTGCTGGTGTCATTCATACTGACTTTGAGCGTGGATTTATTCGAGCAGAAACGGTTGCTTTCAATGATTTAGTAGAGGCAGGCTCCCAAGCTGCTGCGAAAGAAGCGGGTAAAGTACGTCTTGAAGGGAAAGAATATATTGTACAAGACGGCGATATTATGTTATTCCGCTTTAACGTCTAA
- a CDS encoding acyl-CoA dehydrogenase family protein produces the protein MNILEIKERALEIEQLGKLPQDILEVIYEQQLFKLFIAKELGGKDLDLIEGIKVFQRMSAIDGNFGWLVTIGTGGNLFIPTLNQEIGEKIFSPSDAVIAGSGYPNGTAIKKDGGYIVTGQWKFCSGADYATTFTMNCFIKEDGKMTDKIISCAVNREQVEIINDWQAMGLKATASHTIRVQDVWIPFDKTFQLGISKNSYNNVVHSFPFTAFAEASFLSVCLGITENFLDEAFSLMEQKNKKSTYSERVGALQFLFMQQKKRFLQVEEQFYSMLTDYWQKHKLGVVLTEQELQQFTQMSKESAAVCVDIANNIIRSLGMDAIIETATINRIWRNLCTAAQHGFLTP, from the coding sequence ATGAACATATTAGAAATAAAAGAACGTGCTTTAGAAATCGAACAGTTAGGGAAGTTACCACAAGATATATTAGAGGTTATTTACGAGCAACAACTATTTAAACTGTTTATTGCCAAGGAATTAGGTGGGAAAGATTTAGATTTAATCGAAGGGATCAAAGTGTTTCAGCGTATGTCTGCTATTGATGGGAACTTTGGATGGCTTGTGACCATTGGAACAGGCGGTAATCTGTTTATTCCTACGTTAAATCAAGAAATAGGAGAAAAGATTTTTTCACCAAGTGATGCTGTAATAGCGGGCAGTGGCTATCCTAACGGTACGGCCATAAAAAAGGATGGAGGCTATATCGTAACAGGGCAATGGAAGTTTTGCAGTGGTGCTGACTATGCTACAACCTTTACAATGAATTGTTTTATTAAAGAAGATGGCAAGATGACAGATAAAATCATTAGTTGCGCGGTCAACCGTGAGCAAGTGGAAATCATAAATGACTGGCAAGCAATGGGTTTAAAGGCTACAGCAAGCCATACGATTCGTGTTCAAGATGTATGGATACCGTTTGATAAAACATTCCAATTAGGCATTAGTAAAAATAGTTATAATAATGTCGTCCATAGTTTTCCGTTCACTGCTTTTGCAGAAGCGTCTTTTTTAAGTGTTTGTCTAGGGATTACAGAAAATTTTTTAGATGAAGCCTTTTCCCTAATGGAGCAAAAAAATAAGAAGTCTACTTATAGTGAACGTGTGGGTGCACTTCAATTTTTATTTATGCAGCAAAAAAAGCGCTTTTTACAGGTGGAAGAACAATTTTATTCTATGCTAACGGACTATTGGCAAAAACATAAGCTTGGGGTTGTACTGACAGAACAAGAACTTCAGCAATTTACCCAAATGAGCAAGGAAAGTGCAGCTGTATGTGTGGATATTGCAAACAATATCATTCGGAGTCTTGGAATGGACGCTATTATTGAAACAGCGACCATTAATCGAATTTGGAGAAATTTATGTACAGCTGCACAACATGGATTTTTAACACCATAA
- a CDS encoding DUF3267 domain-containing protein, translating into MLPDQEPNVIELDMKKLMMDSVVITSGLSILFIAIQYICLKDFQFSLWSMLSGFVLFVILYIVLIVLHEAFHLIGFMIFGGVPYKSLKYGVNLELGIAYATTDQLLPNHAMKKALLLPFWTTGIVPTIAGFYFNSTVLLLAGAFLIAGAVGDFAMYKELRKYPKNALIQDDPQLPKLYVYSPPKKKLSQK; encoded by the coding sequence ATGCTACCAGATCAAGAACCTAATGTAATTGAATTAGATATGAAAAAGCTAATGATGGATAGTGTCGTTATTACTAGTGGTCTCTCTATATTATTTATTGCCATACAATATATTTGTCTAAAAGATTTTCAATTTTCGTTATGGAGTATGCTAAGTGGATTTGTCCTTTTTGTCATACTCTATATTGTGCTTATCGTTTTGCATGAGGCTTTTCATTTAATAGGGTTTATGATTTTTGGGGGTGTGCCCTACAAATCATTAAAATACGGTGTTAATTTAGAGCTTGGTATTGCCTACGCAACCACTGACCAGCTCCTCCCTAATCATGCTATGAAAAAAGCGTTGCTATTACCATTTTGGACAACTGGTATTGTACCAACCATTGCAGGTTTTTACTTTAACAGCACTGTTTTATTACTTGCTGGTGCCTTTTTAATAGCTGGAGCAGTCGGAGATTTTGCCATGTATAAGGAATTAAGGAAATATCCAAAAAACGCCCTTATACAGGACGATCCTCAGTTACCAAAGCTTTATGTTTATTCTCCACCAAAAAAGAAACTATCTCAAAAATAA